Proteins encoded by one window of Salvia splendens isolate huo1 chromosome 5, SspV2, whole genome shotgun sequence:
- the LOC121804644 gene encoding serine/threonine-protein kinase SRK2E, which yields MDMPIMHDSDRYELVRDIGSGNFGVARLMRDRQTGELVAVKYIERGEKIDENVQREIINHRSLRHPNIVRFKEVILTPTHLAIVMEYASGGELFERICNAGRFSEDEARFFFQQLISGVSYCHAMQICHRDLKLENTLLDGSPAPRLKICDFGYSKSSVLHSQPKSTVGTPAYIAPEVLLKKEYDGKIADVWSCGVTLYVMLVGAYPFEDPEEPKNFRKTIQRILNVQYTIPDYVHISPECRHLISRIFVADPAKRISIPEIKNHEWFLKNLPSDLMDNNMENNQFEEPEQPMQSDSEIMQIITEATIPPAGTNNLNQYLTGSLDIDDDMDEDLESDPDLDIDSSGEIVYAM from the exons ATGGACATGCCGATCATGCACGATAGCGACAGGTATGAGCTGGTTAGGGATATCGGGTCGGGTAATTTCGGAGTCGCCCGGCTCATGAGGGATCGCCAGACGGGAGAGCTTGTTGCTGTTAAGTACATCGAGAGGGGGGAGaag ATTGATGAAAATGTGCAGAGAGAAATCATCAACCATAGGTCTCTCAGACACCCAAATATCGTCAGATTCAAAGAG gTTATACTGACGCCGACACATTTAGCCATTGTGATGGAGTATGCATCTGGAGGAGAACTTTTCGAACGTATATGCAACGCAGGGCGATTCAGTGAGGACGAG GCAAGGTTTTTCTTCCAGCAACTAATATCAGGGGTCAGCTACTGTCATGCTATG CAAATTTGCCACCGTGATTTAAAGTTGGAGAATACGTTGCTCGATGGAAGCCCGGCTCCTCGGCtcaaaatttgtgattttggcTACTCAAAG TCGTCTGTGCTTCATTCACAACCAAAGTCGACAGTCGGTACCCCTGCATATATTGCCCCTGAAGTGTTGctcaaaaaggaatatgacggAAAG ATTGCAGACGTCTGGTCTTGTGGAGTAACTCTATATGTAATGTTGGTTGGTGCATATCCATTCGAGGACCCTGAGGAACCCAAGAACTTTAGAAAGACTATACAG AGAATCTTGAATGTCCAGTACACCATCCCAGACTACGTTCATATATCCCCAGAATGTCGTCATCTGATCTCAAGGATCTTCGTGGCAGACCCTGCAAAG AGGATTTCAATCCCAGAGATCAAGAACCACGAGTGGTTTCTAAAGAACCTGCCTTCGGATTTGATGGACAACAACATGGAAAACAATCAGTTTGAAGAACCAGAACAACCTATGCAGAGTGATAGTGAGATTATGCAGATAATAACTGAGGCTACCATCCCACCTGCTGGAACCAACAATCTTAACCAGTATCTCACGGGAAGCCTCGACATTGATGATGACATGGACGAGGATCTTGAAAGCGATCCTGATCTTGACATCGATAGCAGTGGAGAAATAGTGTATGCTATGTGA